GGAAAAACCGCCAGCCCGGTGCGTCTGCACAGGTCGATGACATCCTGCTGCGTCGTAATGACCTTGATGTTCGATCGGTCTTTCAGGACGCCGAGGTGCTTGATCAATTTCTGGGTGACGTTCGACAGGTTGAGCAGGTTCACCAGCATGTGGGGAAGCTTTTTTGAAAACTGGGAAAGGCTCTGTTCGGGGTCGGTGTTTGGAATCGACGCATCATTTTCTATGATGACGTGACTGAGCCCGCCATCCAGTGTCTCAACCCGTACCTGCGGCATGGATATCCCTCATCAGCTCTGTCATTCTCTTTGCCCGCAAAACATAGCATACCCCGGCGCGGATTGTCCAAGATATCCAAGATCAGGAAAAACCCGTTCCCCACGAGCAACTCGGCGGATCACGATCCGCCTTATATTCGGAACGTTGGCTGCTGATATGCAGGGATGCCTCGCAAAGCTCCCGAGGCTCCCCCTTTTACCGGTTCTGCGGGTCGACCCAGCGCAGCAGCCGCTCGAACTCGGCAGCAAAGGCAGGGTCGTTCGCAACGCGCTCTCGGATTTTTTCGCAGGAGTGCATCACCGTCGTATGGTCCCGTCCGCCGAAATTCGCGCCGATCTGGTTAAGTGAGGAATCCGTCAGCATCTGGGAAATGCGCATCGCGATCTGACGGGGTAGAACGAGGTTCGCCGAACGCCGCTTGCTCGTCATCTCGGCTTCGGGGATATCGTAATACTCGGAGACCCGTTTCATGATCCAGGAGATGGTGACCTTTCCCGGCGTCTGCTCGCGGAAGAATTCCTTCAGAACCTGGTCCACAAGATCCTTGTCGATCGGTTTCTGAACGACGCTTGCATACGCCACAACCCGGGTGAAAGCACCTTCGAGCGTTCTGATGTTCGTCACGACGCCTTCGGCCAGATACATGAGAATGTCGTCGGAAACTTTGATGACGGATCGCGCGGCGGCTTTTTTCAGGATGGCGACGCGCATTTCCAGGTCAGGGGGTTGAATATCGCAGACGACACCCATTTCGAACCTGGAGACAAGACGTTCTTCCAGGCGCTGGATTTTTTTCGGCGGCGCGTCGGACGTCAGGATGATCTGCTTCTTGTTCTGGAAGAGCTCATTGAACGTATGGAAGAACTCTTCGATAACGGAGTCCTTTCCGACGAAAAACTGCACATCGTCGATCAGAAGCAGGTCTCTGCGGCGGTACTTCGCGCGGAACTCGTTCATCTTTTTGTCTTTTACGGCTTCAATGAACTCATTGGTGAACGCTTCGGAAGACAGGTAGGCAACTCTCAGCTTCGGATTCGTTTTCAGGACTTCCTGGCCGATGGCCTGCATCAGATGGGTTTTTCCAAGACCGACGCCGCCGTAAATGAACACCGGGTTGTAAGCGGTTCCAAGCGGTTTGCTCGCGACGGCCTGACAGACCGCGTGAGCGAATTGATTGCTCTTGCCCACGATGAAGGTGTCGAACGTGTATTTCCCGTTGAATTGGAGCATCGACTGGGCGTGCGGCTTTTCCGCCGGGGCTTTTTCGGGAAGAGTGATTGTGACGGAGGGTCCGCCGATTGCGGGAAGGCAGGGTTGGATGGGAACCGGAGCTTTTGCAGCTTTCGCGGTTGTTCTTGAACGTGTGACGAAAATGCACGACAGGGGAGGGGTCGCCCCCTGGAGGATTTTCTGGATCATGCCGTGGTAGCGTCGTTCGACCCAATCTCGGCAAACTTCGTTTAGAGCCTCGAGAACGAGGGTTTCTCCCTCGATGCCGACCGGGTTGATCGAGTTGAGGAAGATGTTGAGGTTTGCTTCGTTGACCTGGGTTCGGATTTCACCGGTAATGCGCGACCACAACTGACTTACTGCTTCCATGCGCTATCCTCTTGCTGTGTACACACCCAAACCCCACAAATGTACGAATTCATGCGGCTTGTAAAGGTTTTTGGGTGGGTGAAAGTGGTCGTTAGGATAGCAGAAGTCGAGGGACGCCGCAAGCCCCCAAAACCAACAAACATCTGATAAGAAGCCGGTTTTCCACGTGAACATCCTGTGGATAACCCCGGGAAAACCAGAAATTCATGACTTCCTGTGGATCATGTGGAATAACCGGCCAGGCCATCCACAAGGTTTTACAGAGGCGAAACGCAGACGTGAACCGACATCCACAGGGTTTTCCCCAACTTCCACAACCCTACTATTACGACTACGGACTTTTATAAACAATAACCGTACACCGTCAATCATCCGCAAACCGGGAAAGCCGTACATCTTCGGGAACCGTCCCGTTGTACGCTTTCGCGGAAAACAAATCAAGCGTCTGGTATCCGCAGTCATGAAGTGTACATCTGCTGTCGGCCTCAGCGAAATGAAGCCAATCCGTTCGTGCTGAGCTTGTCGAAGCACGACGGAAACGCGAAATTGGCTGTTGCCATCCGGTCCCCAATAATGTCTCACATGACCGATCGCCTCCGTTGCGGAGAGAGATGTCGTTTGTTATACTGCGGCGATTTCACAGGAGGGCTCACAAGTCATGGCGAAAACGAACAAACCTCAGATCGGAAATGGATCTCCAACGCAGAATCCCGATACGGGCCTTTTCGATGATGTTGCCGGCATCATTCGGCTCATGGGAGAAACGGGCCTTGCCGAGCTCGATCTCGAAGCCTCCGGAGTGAAAGTATCCCTCCGCCGGCAATCAACCTGTCGCCATACCGAACCACTTTCGCCCGGAAACAGCGCCCAAGTCGTGACTCCCGCTTTCCAACCCCTCCAAACCGCGGCGTCGCATCCCATACCCGCCGCCATCTCTCTTGCGAAACCAGCTCCTGTGGCGGCTCCGGCGGAAGCCGAGTGGCACAAAATCGTTTCGCCGATGGCCGGAACGTTTTACAGAGCTCCGGCCCCGACGGCGCCCCAATTCGTAAAAGTCGGCGACGTCGTAAAAATCGGCCAACCCGTTTGCATCGTCGAGGCGATGAAACTTATGAACGAGATCAAGGCGGACAAGGCCGGCAAGGTCGTGAATATCCTGATCGAGAACGGCAAACCCGTCGAAAAAGGCACGCCCCTGTTCCATATTGACACGGGGGCCTGACCATGAACCATTTCGACATCATCGTCATCGGCGCCGGCCCGGCCGGTTATCCACTTGCCGGGGCCATGGCCCGCGCTGGTTCAAAAGTTGCCGTTATAGAACGAGACGCGGTCGGCGGAACCTGCCTGAACTGGGGGTGTATCCCGACCAAGGCGCTTCTCGCATCGTCAAAATTATATCATCAGCTATCTCACGCCAGACAATGGGGGTTGAAAGCCGAGAATATCGGCTTCGATTGGGCCGAGATCATGAACCGCAAGGAGACCGTGATGAAAACGCTTCGCCAGGGCATCGACAAGATGCTCCAGGCCGCCGGCGTCACGATCTTCAAGGGAACCGCGAAACTGCTCACCGGCCGCCGCGTCCGTGTGGAAACTGTGGAAAACCCCGTTGAAATCTCGGCCGACAGAATCTGCCTCGCGACCGGCTCGGTGCCTGCCGTCCCGGCGGGATTGCCGACGGATCGCAGTCTGTTCTGGACGAGCGATGAGGCGCTTTCGGCAAACTCGGTTCCGGAATCTCTCCTGATCGTGGGCGGCGGGGTCATCGGCCTCGAGTTCGGCCAGGTGTTTTCCACGTTTGGCTCGAAAGTCACGATCGTCGAAATGATGCCGCAGATCCTTCCCGGCCTCGATTCGGCGACGGCCAAACGCCTGCTGCCGGTTTTCAAGAAAGCCGGCATCGAGATATTCACCGGCCAGAAGGTCGAAAATCTCGAAAGTGAGAACGGCATGGTCTCGGCAACGATCGCGGGCCAGAAACGCACCTTCGCCAAAGCCATCCTCGCGATGGGCCGGAAGCCGAATCTTTCCGTGCTCGAGGGCGGCGAAATATCGCTGCACATGGAAGGGCGGTTCATCGCCGTCAACGACGCGTTCGAAACCAGTGAACCGGGCGTGTTCGCGGTCGGCGACGCCATTCCGGGGCCGATGCTGGCCCACAAGGCAACCTACGATGCTCTCCTTCTCGCGGACCTCTGGCGCGGCCGACCCGTCCGCCGGGATTACAACGCTGTTCCTGCTTGCGTCTATACGCATCCCGAGATCGCCTGGGTCGGCTTATCCGAAGACGACGCCCGCGCGAAGGGACTAACGCCGACCGTCGGCAGAAGCCTCTTTTCGGCGAACGGAAAAGCGGTGGCGGCCGGCGACGCCGACGGGCAGATCAAAACGTTGACGGACGAAAACGGACATCTCCTCGGCGCAGTGATTTGGGGGCCCGAGGCCAGCAATCTGATCATCGAACCAACGATGCTGACCACCTTGAAGATTGCGGCCCGCGATGCCCGGAACGTCATTCATCCGCATCCGACGCTGTCGGAAGCGTTTGCCGAAGCCATGGCGGCTGCTTCCGGAGAAGCCGTTCACGGCTGACGGGAAACGGAGCGGTATGTCGACGGTCGGATTTCTCAATCTTCCTCCGAGACACGAGGAACTGCGCTCAACACTCGAACGCCTGGGACTCGAAGAACTCGTCAGGCGCCCCGTTCTGGGCCGTGAAAACGCCGAACCGCCCTGGGTGACGCTCGATCCGGCCGAGTTCTTTTCGGTCGTCGACACGGGGTTTCATTTCACCGAATCGCGATCGCCGAAGGAATGGACCCCCTGGGTCATCACCTCCGATGCGGTTCTCGCGAACTCGCGTCTCGAAAACGGCCTGGCTGGCCAGACAGGCGTGCGTGGTGCGATCGGCGGCACGTTCCCCTTTCTCGACATCTGCGGAAGCAGCGTCTTTCTGCCGACCCCACGCAGGCTTCTCGCCATCACCGACGGCGTTGCGGGCTTCGTACTGACGGAAATGGAGCGGAGCGGCAGGCCCCTCGACGAGGCGATACGCGAAGCTCAATGGCGGAATGTGGCCCCCGGAAATATGACGCGCCACCTTCATGCGCTTGCCGCCCGTGAGCGGCTCGCCCTGCTGGCGTCATCCGTGTTCGGCATAAATCTTTCGGCGGAGCGCATTCTCGCGGAAGGATTCGGCCAACTCGATGCGAGAGATGTGGCCGTTGCCTGCCGGCTCGGCTACAACATTCGCCTGATCGGTTCGGTCGAGGCGCACGAGGCCGGATTCGAAGCCTGGGTCAGGCCGTGCCTGCTCCCCGCGAAGTATATTCTCGCCCAGGCTCGGGGCGGTTCGGAAGCCGCATACATGCAATGTTCCGACGGCAGTTCCCACGTCTTCATCGGCCCTGGAACCTCGTTCGAGGTTTCCCTTCGGGGAATGCTCAGGGATCATCAGCTTCTTTTGGAAAAGGGTACACCGGGCGTCGGAACATTCAGTCCGGCGAAGTTGATTCCATCGCATCGGCAGGTCTCCGGTTTCTACATCAGGCTGACGCTCGTGAACCAGATGTCGACGCTTGCGCAGATCACGAATCTCTTTGCTGCAGCCGGTGTGGAGGTTCGGTACATTGTACAGCCTGACGGGGACGGCGTTTCCCGTGAAACGCCTTCCGGAAACACCGAGTTGGTGATCTTTACCGCTCCCGTCTCCGACGGGGTTCTGCATGGAACGCTGGAGCAGGTCCGCGCCGACGTCAAGTTGGCAGCGATCAAGGCCTGTCTGCGATACGAAAGCTAAAGGCGCGATCATAGGCATGTTCCAACCCGGAGAAATTCTCGTTCAGAAATTCGGCGGTTCCTCGATGGCCGGCCCCGAGCGAATCAACCGGGTCGCAGAACGCATCGCCGAGCAGGCCAGGGCAGGAAAGCGCGTTGCGGTGGTCGTTTCCGCCATGGGAGACACGACCGACGATCTCATCACCCTTCTTCGCGGCATTTCCTCCGACCCCGATCCCCGGGAACTCGACCAGTTGATGGCGACGGGCGAGATCGTGAGCTGTTCGATGGCCGCTTGCGCTCTTCAGAAGTTCGGCGTCAGGGCGAAATCATACAACGCGTTCAACCTTCGCATCCGCACCGACGGCCGATTCGGATCGGCGGAAATACGTTCGTTCGAGCGGCTTCCGGAGCTCGCTTCATTTCTCGAACCCGGATCGGTGGCAATCGTCGCCGGTTTTCAGGGAATCAACGATGCCGGCGACCTCGTGACGCTTGGCCGGGGCGGGTCTGACATCACGGCGGTCGCTCTCGCGCGCGATCTCGGACAGAAGGTGTGCGAAAAATATACCGACGAAGACGGCATCTACACGGCTGACCCGCGGATCATTCCGACGGCCAGAAAAGTCTGGCACCTGAATTATGCCGAGATGGAGACGCTGGCCCGGTACGGGAACGGAATCCTGCATCCGCGATCGATTGCCTACGCCCGGGAGTCATCGATCAGAATCCACGTCCGATCGAGCTTTTCCCGCGAGGAGGGAAGCGTCGTCGGCCCGGACGGAGACCCGGCGATTCCCGTCAAAAGCATGGCTGCCGACAGAAAACAGTCGGTCATGATGATCGACGGCGTTCGCGGCTCTGGCGACATTGCGGGCATCGGAACCGGTCCCGACGGGTTTTCCGTGACCGCGCGGGAATGGCGGAGTTTCGACGGTATCCGGGGAAGCCTGCGGGTCGGCTTCCGGACTGCGGATTCGTTCGATGCCATTCCCTGGTTGTGGCAGGAGGCCGACAGGCGATCGGCCGAGGAGGTCAGGTTCAGCGCCCGCGTCACGTTTCTGACGCTGGCGGGAACGGGGCTGGTCGGGGACGACCGGCATGCTGTGAGACTCCGGCAGCGACTCGACGAGATCGGCATCGTTCCGCACCTGGTCGAGCAGGATGGCTGCCGCATGACCGTCGTCGTCGACTCGGACCAGGCGGGCGAAGCCATGAACCGGTTGCACGATGCGCTGATCGGTTCGTGATTCAACCGGCCGGGCTTTTTTCGCCGAACTGCTGAGCGTTTTGCGGCAGGACGCCGATATCCTTAGGGAAGGCCATGTCGATCCATGGTCCAGATATGCTATTGTCCGTTTTTGTCCGCGGAGGGTATTCCGCAAGTGGAGACGCGCGGTTGAAGGATTCGCTCGAATGATGTTGCGCCCGTTCACGCGCACCGCCTGGGTGCGCCTGATCGTGCTGCTCGCGTTCTGCATGGCGTTGGGCCGCCCTGCGGCGGCGTTCGACGTTCCCGAAATGGATTCCCAGAAGTTCCCCGTCGAAGTGTTCGGCGACTACCTGGAGTTCCGGTCGAAAGCCGACCAGGTGGTGACGAAAGGGCGCGCGTTCATCACGTTCAAGGATATGCGTATAGCGGCTGATACAATTCAGGCGAATACGAAAACCGAGGACATCTTCGCGCAGGGCGCGGTCGACTTCTGGAAGGGCTACGACCGGACGACCGGCGACTTCCTCGTCTACAACATGAAGAACGGCAAGGGCTGGATGCGCGACGCGGAGATCCGGCGCAACCGGAACTACTTCCGGGCCAAGGACGTCTACGTGAGCCCGGCGTACAGCATCGCCCACGACGTGCTGCAGACGACCTGCGACGACGTCGAAGACCCGCACTACTCGATCGAGGCGAAGGAGATCGAGATCATTCCCGGCCACGAGATGACGATGCGTGACCTGGCGCTGAAATGGCACGGCAGGCGGCTCTACCGGAAAAAACTCGACCGGTCAAGCCTGTTCCAGAATGAGAGGTTCTTCACGACGCGCCAGGGCATGTCGCAGATCGACGGCATCTACTTCAAGTTCGGAACGGATCTCGAGCTTACGCGCGGCTCGAAGGGCAATTTCACGTACGATTATTTCCAGAAGCGCGGCTACGGCATCGGGATGACGGGGAGCTTCGGCACCGGCTCGAACAGCAACGGCACGTTTTCCCTCTACAGCCTCGACGAGACCCAGCGCGGCCACAAGAACACGCAGCTGAACCTTTCGCACAGCTATCGGACGCAGAAAGGCGACTCCGTCTCGACGAGCGTCGCCTACACCGGCGACAAGGTGACCGGACTGGAAGAAAACCAGGATCTGAACGTCCAGATGAACGTCACGCCGGTGATGCAGCGCATGAACATGAACATCACGGCGAGCAAGTTCTTCGATCTGGACGGAAACAAATACACGCTCGATTCGGGATACCAGATTCTCAACCGCGTTCCCGAGGTGAACTTCTCCTTCCCCGCCTACACGACGCCAGGCGTACCGCTCACGATGACGGTTTCGGGCATGTACGGCCTCTACGAGGAAGGCAACCTCGACGACAAGAAGAACACGACGAAGAAGCAGGTCAGGTCGAATTTTTCCGTGCCGACCGTGCAGGTGAACCGGCGGTTCGACTTCACCCCGTCCTACAACCTCGACAAGAGCTGGTACAGCGAGGGCATCGAGCGCGAAAACGGCGCCACCACCGTCCGCGCGAACCAGAAGTTCTCGAAGGTGACGAATCTCGAGTTCAACTACAACGTCTCGACCCAGAAGGGAAAATCCCCGTTCCAGTTCGACTCGGTCACGAGCACCGACATGCTGTCGTCGCGGCTGCGGTTCGCAGAGAACACCTGGAACCTCAACCCGGTCAACTTCAATTACAACCGTGTCACGAACCGGCTCGAACAGGTCTACTGGGATTACTCGCGGCGGTCGCGGCAGGACGCCTACCGGAGCTGGGAGTTCTTCATGCGGCGCGATTACGTTCCCGACCCCGTCGCGTTCAGCCGCATGGACATGACCCGGCTGACACCGGGGAACCTGAACATGCGGTACCGGATGGCGAGCAGCCTGTGGTCGTTCGACACCAGCGTCACGTACCCGCATGAATACCGCCGCATCACGAACACGTCGATGAATTATCGCGCCGTCATCCGGCCGCTGTGGGAAGTCACGGCGAACGGAAACTATAATCACCTCAATAAAAAGTTCAGCCCCCTGACGCTCGGCATCGTGCGCGACCTGCACTGCTGGGAAGCCCGTGCCGAATACAACCTCGAGCGCGAGGAGTTCTGGCTCGAGTTCTACCTGAAGGCGTATCCGCAGGACACCGGAAGATTCCGGTACGGCGCCGACACGAAGCGCCTCGAAGCCAAGCTTGCCGCCTACGACCAGCTCACCCAGCGGTACGACACCTTCCGAAGATGACCCGTGGAATATGGAATATGGGGACGTGATATCGAATTATGAAAGTTCGGTATCACGTCCCCGGATTCCGGATTCCGGGGGTCCGTTCTTGAATCCGTTTCTTGCGACATGTATATTGCTCTCGAACCCGAATGGCCAAGGGAGGTTTCCGTGAAGATCTATACCGGGTCGGACCACGCCGGACTCGCGTTGAAACAGCGATTGATTCAGCATCTGAAGGAACACGGCCACGACGTGGCCGACCTCGGGACCGAGAGCGGGGAGTCGTGCGATTACCCGGACTTCGCCCACGCCGTCGCCACGAAGGTGACGGCCGAGAAAGGCGCCCTCGGCCTTCTCACCTGCGGCTCCGGCATCGGCATGTCGATCGCGGCGAACCGGCATCCCGGCGCGCGCGCCGCTCTCTGCCACAACGCCCTCGAGGCCGGGCTCTCGAGACAGCATAACGATGCGAATATATTGGTGCTCGGCGGCCGGATCGTCGGCGAGGAGCTGGCGATCCACATTCTCGACGCGTTTCTCGGTGCGACGTTCGCCGGCGGCCGCCACGCCCGTCGCGTGGAAAAGATCGAACGGCCGGCGTGACGACGCCTGAAAGGAACCCATCATGAGCAATCTCGTCGTTGTCGATCATCCGCTGATCAAACACAAGATGACCTTCCTGCGCTCGAAGTTCACCGACGTCCACATGTTCCGCGAACTGATGCGGGAACTGTCGATGCTGCTGGCCTACGAGGCGACCCATACGATCCCGGTCGAGGAAACCTACTGCGAAACGCCCCTCATGAAGACGAAGGGCTACATGATCTCCGGCCAGCTCATCGCCCTTGTTCCCATTCTTCGGGCCGGTCTGGGGATGGTCGAAGGCCTGCTCAGCTTCATGCCGATGGCCAAGGTCGGTCATATCGGTCTGTATCGCGATCACGAGACACTCCAACCGGTCGAATACTACTGCAAACTGCCGACCAACATCGCCGATATGGACGTGTTCGTCCTCGATCCCATGCTCGCCACGGGCGGCTCGACCGTGAAGGCGATCGAGATCGTCAAGGAGAAAGGCGCAAAGCGTATCCGGTTCATGTGCATCGTGTCCTGCCCCGAGGGCATCGCGACCCTCCAGAAGGCGCATCCGGACGTCGATATCTACACCTGCACGGTGGATGAAAAGCTGAACGAGCACGGATACATCCTTCCGGGTCTCGGCGACGCGGGAGACAGATTGTATGGCACAAAATAAGAACGGGAAGCCCGTGGTGCGCAAAAAAACGGCCGTGAAGACCGTCGGGCCGAAAACCCGGCTGACGGCCGAAAAGGTCGGCAAGATCGCACGTCTCGCGTCGGTCGAAGTGAAGAAGGAGCCTCAGGCGCTCGCTTCCCGCCCCTCGTGGGATACGTATTTTCTCCGCATCGCCCAGCTGGTCGCGACGCGTGCCACCTGCCTGCGTCGGACGGTCGGGGCGGTCATCGTGCGCGACAAGCGCATTCTTGCCACCGGCTATAACGGCGCGCCGAACGGAGTTCCACACTGTTTCGAACTGCCGGGCGGCTGTCTCCGCGAGGCGATGCGCATCCCGTCTGGCCAGCGCCAGGAGCTGTGTCGCGGCCTCCACGCCGAGCAGAACGCGATCCTCCAGGCGTCGGCGTTCGGCGTCTCGCTGAAGGGAAGCGAGATTTACGTCACTCACCAGCCCTGCGTGACCTGCGCGAAGATGCTCATCAACGCCGGTATCACGCGGGTGGTCTTCATCGGCTCGTATCCGGACGAACTCGCGCTGGAAATGCTCCGGGAAGGCAACATCAAACTCGAAAGGATCGGAGTCGACTGATCATGGCTCGGATACTCATCGACGGCGGACGCCCGCTGCGCGGCACTGTATCGATCGGAGGGGCGAAAAATGCGGCCCTCCCGATCATGGCCGCCACGCTTCTGTGCGACGAATCCGTCACGCTGCAGAACGTTCCACACCTCAACGACGTCACGACCATGGAAAAAGTGCTTCAGGCGCTGGGTGCCCGCACGAACTGGCTGGACCGCGGCACGCTGAGCGTCGATTGCGGTGCGGGCGTGAAGGAGGAGGCGCCATACGAGCTCGTGAAAGCGATGCGCGCCAGCTTCTTCGTCATGGGTCCCCTGCTCAGCCGTCTGCGACGCGCCCGCATTCCCCTGCCGGGCGGTTGCGCGATCGGTGCGCGGCCGGTCAACATTCATCTCAAGGGGTTCGAAGCGCTGGGCGCGACCGTTTCCATCGAAGGCGGCTGCGCGGTTGCCGTCGCCGACAAACTGGTCGGGGCGAGAATCGTGCTCGACTTCCCGTCGGTTGGGGCGACCGAGAACCTGATGATGGCCGCCACCTTCGCCGAAGGCATGACCAGCATCGAGAACGCCGCCCAGGAGCCGGAAATCGACGATCTCGCCGGCTTTCTGAACGCGATGGGCGCGAGAATAGAGGGCGCGGGATCGCCGACGATCCGCATCGAAGGCGTAACAAAGTTGAGATCGGCCACGTACCCGGTCATTCCCGACCGCATCGACGGCGGCACGTTCATGGTGCTGGGGGCGATGTGCGGTGGCCCGATCACGGTGCAGAACGTGGTTCCGGCGCATCAGCAGGCCGTCATCGCGAAACTCCGCGAGATGGGCGCCACCGTCGAGGTGGGAACGAACAGCGTCACGGTGAGCAGCGACGGCCGGTTGAAGCCCGTCGAGGTCAAGACGCTCCCGTTCCCGGGGTTTCCGACCGACATGCAGGCCCAGTTCATGGCCGCCATGTGTCTCGCGAACGGCACGTCGCTGATCTCGGAAACGGTGTTCGAGAACCGGTTCATGCACGTGGCCGAGCTCGCCCGTATGGGGGCGAACCTGACGATCCGCGATCGGACCGTCATGGTCGGCGGGGTCGAAAAGCTGAGCGGTGCCCCCGTCGCCGCATCCGACCTGCGGGCCGGTGCCGCGCTCGTGCTGGCTGGCGTCATGGCCGAGGGGCGGACGGAGATCAGCAACGTGTATCACATCGACCGCGGATACGAGGACCTGGTCGGGCGCGTGCGTTCGCTGGGCGCGTCGATCGAGCGGGTAGAAGACAACGGAAACGGAAAGTGAAACGGAGGAGACGGAATGACGAGAGAGCATGAGGCCAGGCGATACGCGGGAATCGTGGACAGGCTTACAAGCCGTGATCGCGACGAGAAGCTGCTGGCCATCGTGGCTCTGGGCATTCTCCGGGTTCCCGGGCATGCGGACCAGCTGGTCGACCTCCTGTCCTCGCCCGACGAGGAGATCGTCGGGAGCGTCATCGACGCGCTCGGAAAGATCGGGAACCCCCGCTCGGTCAAATACGTGCTCGAGTTCATCGGCGCCGGGCGGCCGGGGCTCGCCGACCGGGCGCTGAACGCCCTCTCCGGTTTCGAACTCACCCCCGTTCTCGACCAGATCCTGCGGGCGGCCGATGCGGACAAGCCGCCGCTGCTCCGGCGGCGTCTGCTTTCTCTCGTTTCCCACATCCGCGATCCCCGCATCGCCGCGACGATGACCGAAATCATGGGGCAGACGCAGGATCCCGGCCTGCTGGTGGAGTCGGCGATGTATTTCGTTCGCTATCCTTCGACCGAGCGGCACATGCTCCTCAAGATGCTCGGCAACAACGGCCAGTGGGAGGTTGCGATGGCGGCACAGCTCGCCCTGTCGCGACTCGGCGACGAGGGTGCGCGAAGCCATCTGAAACGGCTCGCCAAATCGCCCGCGCACCCGATTCGAATGGCGCTCGTCCAGGGCTTGTCGCGCCGGCCGATGATCGAGGATCGTGAACTCTACGAGATCTTCTGCCACGACCCGCACCCGCAGGTTCGTATCGCCGCGATCGCCGGCCTGCCCCTGTTCAAGGCCGACGAACGGGCGCGCATCCTCGCCGAGTGGCTTGGTCGCGAGCGCGACGAGACCGTCCAGCCCGTGCTTCTTCGAACGGCCGCGGCCGAAACATATCATGGTCTCTACCCAGAATTTTTCAAACTCCTCTCGAGCACCGTTCCCGCCCACCGGGAACTCGCCGTCCAGGCCCTCGTCGGCATGGGCGAGGCGATCATCGACCGCATCGTCAAGGCTTTTCCCAAACTCCCAATGGCAGCCCGCGAGCAGCTGCTGCTGGTCGCCGGCGGCATCGGCGGCGAAACGGCGAAGCAGCTCGTCCGCGAGCACCTCGGCGATCGGGAACGCTGGATGCGGATCAACGCCATGGAGGCGATGGCTCGGCTCGGCGCCCGCGAGGCGCTTCCCCTGCTAATGGAAATGGCCGGCCGGGAAAAAGACCCCTGGGTCAAGGCCTCGCTCCTGTCGGTCCTGAGCCGCCTCGGCGGGACCGA
This genomic window from Candidatus Ozemobacteraceae bacterium contains:
- the upp gene encoding uracil phosphoribosyltransferase; this encodes MSNLVVVDHPLIKHKMTFLRSKFTDVHMFRELMRELSMLLAYEATHTIPVEETYCETPLMKTKGYMISGQLIALVPILRAGLGMVEGLLSFMPMAKVGHIGLYRDHETLQPVEYYCKLPTNIADMDVFVLDPMLATGGSTVKAIEIVKEKGAKRIRFMCIVSCPEGIATLQKAHPDVDIYTCTVDEKLNEHGYILPGLGDAGDRLYGTK
- the rpiB gene encoding ribose 5-phosphate isomerase B, with translation MKIYTGSDHAGLALKQRLIQHLKEHGHDVADLGTESGESCDYPDFAHAVATKVTAEKGALGLLTCGSGIGMSIAANRHPGARAALCHNALEAGLSRQHNDANILVLGGRIVGEELAIHILDAFLGATFAGGRHARRVEKIERPA
- the accB gene encoding acetyl-CoA carboxylase biotin carboxyl carrier protein, translated to MAKTNKPQIGNGSPTQNPDTGLFDDVAGIIRLMGETGLAELDLEASGVKVSLRRQSTCRHTEPLSPGNSAQVVTPAFQPLQTAASHPIPAAISLAKPAPVAAPAEAEWHKIVSPMAGTFYRAPAPTAPQFVKVGDVVKIGQPVCIVEAMKLMNEIKADKAGKVVNILIENGKPVEKGTPLFHIDTGA
- a CDS encoding aspartate kinase — its product is MFQPGEILVQKFGGSSMAGPERINRVAERIAEQARAGKRVAVVVSAMGDTTDDLITLLRGISSDPDPRELDQLMATGEIVSCSMAACALQKFGVRAKSYNAFNLRIRTDGRFGSAEIRSFERLPELASFLEPGSVAIVAGFQGINDAGDLVTLGRGGSDITAVALARDLGQKVCEKYTDEDGIYTADPRIIPTARKVWHLNYAEMETLARYGNGILHPRSIAYARESSIRIHVRSSFSREEGSVVGPDGDPAIPVKSMAADRKQSVMMIDGVRGSGDIAGIGTGPDGFSVTAREWRSFDGIRGSLRVGFRTADSFDAIPWLWQEADRRSAEEVRFSARVTFLTLAGTGLVGDDRHAVRLRQRLDEIGIVPHLVEQDGCRMTVVVDSDQAGEAMNRLHDALIGS
- the lpdA gene encoding dihydrolipoyl dehydrogenase, translating into MNHFDIIVIGAGPAGYPLAGAMARAGSKVAVIERDAVGGTCLNWGCIPTKALLASSKLYHQLSHARQWGLKAENIGFDWAEIMNRKETVMKTLRQGIDKMLQAAGVTIFKGTAKLLTGRRVRVETVENPVEISADRICLATGSVPAVPAGLPTDRSLFWTSDEALSANSVPESLLIVGGGVIGLEFGQVFSTFGSKVTIVEMMPQILPGLDSATAKRLLPVFKKAGIEIFTGQKVENLESENGMVSATIAGQKRTFAKAILAMGRKPNLSVLEGGEISLHMEGRFIAVNDAFETSEPGVFAVGDAIPGPMLAHKATYDALLLADLWRGRPVRRDYNAVPACVYTHPEIAWVGLSEDDARAKGLTPTVGRSLFSANGKAVAAGDADGQIKTLTDENGHLLGAVIWGPEASNLIIEPTMLTTLKIAARDARNVIHPHPTLSEAFAEAMAAASGEAVHG
- the dnaA gene encoding chromosomal replication initiator protein DnaA — encoded protein: MEAVSQLWSRITGEIRTQVNEANLNIFLNSINPVGIEGETLVLEALNEVCRDWVERRYHGMIQKILQGATPPLSCIFVTRSRTTAKAAKAPVPIQPCLPAIGGPSVTITLPEKAPAEKPHAQSMLQFNGKYTFDTFIVGKSNQFAHAVCQAVASKPLGTAYNPVFIYGGVGLGKTHLMQAIGQEVLKTNPKLRVAYLSSEAFTNEFIEAVKDKKMNEFRAKYRRRDLLLIDDVQFFVGKDSVIEEFFHTFNELFQNKKQIILTSDAPPKKIQRLEERLVSRFEMGVVCDIQPPDLEMRVAILKKAAARSVIKVSDDILMYLAEGVVTNIRTLEGAFTRVVAYASVVQKPIDKDLVDQVLKEFFREQTPGKVTISWIMKRVSEYYDIPEAEMTSKRRSANLVLPRQIAMRISQMLTDSSLNQIGANFGGRDHTTVMHSCEKIRERVANDPAFAAEFERLLRWVDPQNR
- a CDS encoding cytidine/deoxycytidylate deaminase family protein encodes the protein MKKEPQALASRPSWDTYFLRIAQLVATRATCLRRTVGAVIVRDKRILATGYNGAPNGVPHCFELPGGCLREAMRIPSGQRQELCRGLHAEQNAILQASAFGVSLKGSEIYVTHQPCVTCAKMLINAGITRVVFIGSYPDELALEMLREGNIKLERIGVD